The DNA region aatagtagtattaAAGTGAATATTACGTAACTGTACTGTAGTCATCTATTTCTGTCGTGCTTTTTCCATTTGAGTTGAGCATTTATTTTGGATTGAAGCCCTTTCTGTGTCTTTTGATGATGGTTTCTCACCGTCAACAAAAAGCACCACGTCACCCAATGTGAATATTAAACCGTAAAAGGCagcaatttgattaaatatgtagtctgtgtgTGCATCTCTCCACTAATGCACTTGTCAATGTCATGTCATCACATCCATTTCTCTCTCCGTTTACAGAGTTTGGTGGTTTTGGCTCTGTGAGTGGCAAAATAGAGATTGAGATTAAAATTAATCATGAGGGAGAGGTGAATAGGGCTCGCTACATGCCACAGAACCCCTGCATCATTGCCACCAAGACCCCCACAAGTGATGTGCTGGTCTTTGACTACACCAAGCACCCCTCCAAACCTGGTATGGGCACTTTTGGAAACATTGTTCTGGTCTGGGGTTctttgattaccatattcatatatcaTAATATGTTAGACAAGATGATTATGGGAATCTTGAGGCATATTATTGATTTGCGCTTGAATTTGTATACTTGTACGTTCATAAACACTCTTCCTCCTGTTCTCCTGGAGACCCCTCCGGAGAGTGCACTCCTGACCTGCGTCTTAGGGGGCATCAGAAGGAGGGTTATGGTCTGTCCTGGAACCCCAACCTGAGTGGCTGCCTGCTGAGTGCATCTGATGATCATGTAAGACACATTTGTACAGTCTCTTTAACTTACTTATATGGTGACAACACCTGTTGGTTTTCAGCAGGAAAACCTAATGTTTCAGGTGTTTTGCTGCTATTATGGTTTATACATTAATTGTAGATAGCATGAATTGTATCCATGTTTCTACAAGGAGTTTTTTTCTCTGCAGACTATCTGTTTGTGGGACATCAGCACAGTGCCTAAGGAAGGAAAGATAGTGGACGCCAAGACCATTTTCACTGGGCACACTGCTGTGGTGGAGGATGTGTCCTGGCACCTGCTACACGAGTCGCTCTTTGGGTCTGTGGCTGACGACCAGAAGCTTATGATGcaagttcttcttctgtttgtttCTTGTAATGAATCTTTATAACTTCAGTACAAAACAGTGTAATATTGTCAAAGCTGTAACAGTAGTGTGCTATTAGTATCTGTttaaaaaatcttgacatctcTTCTTTCTTCAGCTGGGACACGCGCTCCAATAACACATCCAAGCCCAGTCATGCAGTGGATGCCCACACTGCAGAGGTCAACTGCTTATCCTTCAACCCTTACAGCGAGTTCATTCTGGCAACTGGTTCTGCTGACAAAGTGAGAACTATATTCAGCCTTCAAGTTCTGTTGCCTCTGTGAACATTCATTAAATGTGGTTCTTTATGTGGGCCTCTGGCTGAAAGAGATATTGCTTTTTCTCTGTCACAGACTGTTGCATTGTGGGATCTGCGAAACCTCAAGCTGAAACTTCACTCATTTGAGTCACACAAAGATGAAATCTTCCAGGTATTGACACCTCCCTTACCATGAGTGCAAATGACATGTTTCGACCTGTTGATTGTGTGACTCTGAATGACTGAGTGCATCCACAGGTTCAGTGGTCGCCCCATAATGAGACCATCCTGGCCTCCAGTGGAACAGACAGGAGACTCAATGTGTGGGACCTCAGGTGGGTTTTCTCAGTTTTATCATTTTTACACACTACTTGTGGCACTAAAAATTTACCTAAAATTACTTCATTGTAGGTTTGTAATATTTTATCAGTGTTAATGATTATTGACTCCCCCGCCCCCACCCCCCGCAGTAAAATCGGTGAGGAACAGTCACCCGAAGATGCAGAGGATGGACCTCCTGAGCTACTGGTGAGTACTGATGGTCTACAggattttgtttttcagttgcatatgctgatatatataatatacagtatgtacagtatatacatatacgcACACAAGTACGGGTTGCATAAATATTATTTGAGCTATTGAATGAATGTGCTCAGTATGAacttatttgaaatatttaatgcAATCTTACACTTGTTTTCATGAAAAGCAAAATTTCATTATCCTGTTATTATTGctcatctattattattattattttagtttattcACGGAGGCCATACAGCTAAGATTTCAGACTTCTCTTGGAATCCAAATGAACCGTGGGTTATTTGTTCTGTATCTGAGGACAACATCATGCAAGTCTGGCAGATGGTGAGAACGttatctgctttttttttaatctgccttttttttttttttttttttttttttactccacatGATTGCATCAGTGACTCATCAACAACCTATTCCCTCTGATAGTGTATGCCACCTGCAAATGTGTTTGGATTTTAGAGGAGAACTTTTGCCTGTCTAACAGAATTAAATTCCTCATATTTGTTGCACAactttgttttatgtattttatttattcaggcGGAGAACATCTACAATGATGAGGACCCAGAGGGGGCAGCAGATACTGAGGTCcagggataaaaaaataatacaacagCTCTCAATCTTCACACCAACCCACTCTCAGCATAAGATGTCTTTTTTCAAAACTCTGTCACATCTACACAGTAGTGAAGATCAAGTGCTTGACCCTACATAATAAAATAGGAACAGTTGATTATAACTTCAAACACTTTTCTACTATGTTAATAGAGTATTTTTCTAAGATATGTCAGTTGATTGATCATCGGCATTGACCAGAATGTGAGCTAAATAACCCTTTTCACCCTATTCAACCCGGTTTCTCATTGGGATTTTAAgtatgctttaaaagtattacttaaaatataaaaatgtatacagatATGTAGTATATTGTTTTGACATGCGTGCAGTGGTTCATTGGTAATGTTCAGTAGATTTTTTAAGTTGAAAATCAATTTTTTGAAGCATCCATTTAAATACATGACTAGATATATTGATAACTTAAGCTCTTGTGTACTCTTTTGAGCTTCACGTAATGTTAAGGTGGTATGTTGTTTAATGTCTTTTTAATATTGTGACTTTTTTCAGTGACTTTGTCCATTCTGTTGTACAGAACATTATGAATAAACTTTTTGTTGTTACAGTTTAGTTGGATTCATGCACACTTGCAGTTTTGaatgtaaaataagtgttttgcTTTTGATAATACCACGTAAAATATTCCTACTACTAGGTGGCTGTTATTGAATTAGGTGTCTTGATAACACTTGCTTTAAGCTGAAATATGTACAAATTTCAACAAGTGAGTTTGGTGCATCCAAACAATGAAAACCCAAGAGTGGGTAATGTACGCTTGGtgttacagcacctttaaggaaaCTGCAATGTTCAGGCATTGACAGGAATGGTGCGTTTTctaaaataaggtgcttttacTATACGACCAAGTATATCAAGGACTTTTGAAAAGTTAttgaaaataacaataataaaatgtatcttgtaataagtcatttaaaaaaaagatgtaagAAAGAAAATTTATTTGATAAATTGTACATAAAGTTGTACTTTAAAGtccaaaaatgaaattgtaataaaaaaaaaagtatgatttttgcTGTGGAAATGAAATTGAGTATAATTACAAATATTCTGCTTCAGTAGTGATTGAATAAAGCACAAATTCCCCCATATAatatttaagtgtattttaatgAAATACAATTACTCCTTCCCATCCCTGCAGGTAGCAGTTCTATAATGTGTGTTTAAAGACGAAGATAGGGATCATGATAATTCAATTTTATTCAGTAATAAAGTTAATACAGTATGAATTTTCTGGAGTTACTCAAGATTCAAGTATGTAGAAAGATGTCATGATAAAAGAAAGCAGGGACATCAAGACAGGCCTGTCCCATGTCCTGACATTGAATCTCTCGCTATCtctcaatttcaattttaaagtactttattagcatgattgtggtTACATACAATATttccaaagcattaatacacaaaacagataatgacaagacaaaaaaataatttaaaaaacttgCAAATAATATGaatagtattaaaataaagtggtaggtaatgaataaaataataacaatat from Myxocyprinus asiaticus isolate MX2 ecotype Aquarium Trade chromosome 30, UBuf_Myxa_2, whole genome shotgun sequence includes:
- the LOC127421130 gene encoding histone-binding protein RBBP4, yielding MADKEAAFDDAVEERVINEEYKIWKKNTPFLYDLVMTHALEWPSLTAQWLPDVTRPEGKDFSVHRLVLGTHTSDEQNHLVIASVQLPNDDAQFDASHYDSEKGEFGGFGSVSGKIEIEIKINHEGEVNRARYMPQNPCIIATKTPTSDVLVFDYTKHPSKPDPSGECTPDLRLRGHQKEGYGLSWNPNLSGCLLSASDDHTICLWDISTVPKEGKIVDAKTIFTGHTAVVEDVSWHLLHESLFGSVADDQKLMIWDTRSNNTSKPSHAVDAHTAEVNCLSFNPYSEFILATGSADKTVALWDLRNLKLKLHSFESHKDEIFQVQWSPHNETILASSGTDRRLNVWDLSKIGEEQSPEDAEDGPPELLFIHGGHTAKISDFSWNPNEPWVICSVSEDNIMQVWQMAENIYNDEDPEGAADTEVQG